Proteins from a single region of Mailhella massiliensis:
- the dctP gene encoding TRAP transporter substrate-binding protein DctP: MKKSLAVLMSLAMLLTGAAAAEAKITLKVANSGPDTPENRTVCAADVYTDMVRKATNGEVELVFYHASKLGGEAEALEGIQMGTIDMGTLTSGPAANFVPQTMAFDIPYLISSNAAGWEFLKSDFVKKLSDEFLKRTGVRILAVAEHGFRHFTAKGAELRTPADMKDLKIRVMENPAHMAMTRGLGASPTPISYSELYMALQQGVVDGMECPIANIHDSKFYEVQDSLVLDGHLYGPLVIFINEDKYQSLTPEQQQALQKGAEAFCIVHAGITAASDAAALKDMADKGMKIHDPTAEEQKMFREAAQPAALEIIAKRIGQEWVDGAVKAAQEAEAKVAGKEDQLLQECIREAQEMVKIARGQ; encoded by the coding sequence TTGAAAAAATCTCTCGCAGTCCTCATGTCCCTGGCCATGCTTCTCACCGGCGCCGCGGCCGCCGAGGCGAAAATAACCCTTAAGGTCGCCAACTCCGGCCCCGACACTCCCGAAAACCGCACCGTGTGCGCGGCCGACGTGTACACCGACATGGTACGCAAGGCCACGAACGGCGAAGTGGAACTCGTCTTCTACCATGCCAGCAAGCTCGGCGGCGAAGCCGAAGCGCTGGAAGGCATTCAGATGGGCACCATCGACATGGGCACGCTCACCAGCGGCCCGGCGGCCAACTTCGTGCCGCAGACCATGGCGTTCGACATTCCCTACCTCATCAGCAGCAATGCGGCGGGCTGGGAATTTCTGAAGTCCGACTTCGTGAAGAAGCTTTCCGACGAATTCCTCAAGAGGACGGGCGTGCGCATTCTCGCCGTGGCCGAACACGGTTTCCGTCACTTCACGGCCAAGGGCGCGGAACTCAGAACGCCCGCCGACATGAAGGATCTTAAAATCCGCGTGATGGAAAACCCGGCCCACATGGCCATGACGCGCGGCCTCGGCGCGTCCCCCACGCCCATTTCCTACAGCGAACTGTACATGGCGCTCCAGCAGGGCGTGGTGGACGGCATGGAATGCCCCATCGCCAACATTCACGATTCCAAGTTCTATGAAGTGCAGGACAGCCTCGTGCTCGACGGGCATCTCTACGGCCCGCTGGTCATCTTCATCAATGAAGACAAGTACCAGAGCCTGACTCCCGAACAGCAGCAGGCGCTTCAGAAGGGCGCGGAAGCCTTCTGCATCGTGCACGCGGGCATCACCGCCGCCAGCGACGCCGCGGCCCTGAAGGACATGGCCGACAAGGGCATGAAGATTCACGACCCCACCGCCGAAGAACAGAAGATGTTCCGCGAGGCGGCCCAGCCCGCCGCTCTGGAAATCATTGCCAAGCGCATCGGTCAGGAATGGGTGGACGGCGCCGTCAAGGCCGCCCAGGAAGCGGAAGCCAAGGTCGCCGGCAAGGAAGACCAGCTTCTTCAGGAATGCATCCGCGAAGCGCAGGAAATGGTGAAGATCGCCAGAGGCCAGTAG
- a CDS encoding pyridoxal phosphate-dependent aminotransferase, which produces MNTTLSSHVTPLRFSVIRSMVERAAAYKNVISLSIGEPDFDTPAFVCEAAMKDASRGFTHYAPSRGDAELRAAILAAERAKHGLPWEEENLLITSGAMHGLLAVMRTLLDEGDEVVAPAPCFSDYQGHCALAGGRLVQVPTRFEDGFMPTLEAMEKALTPKTRALLVNSPCNPSGVVFDAATLDMLADFAVRHDLVVISDEVYDSIVFRGRAESIAARPGMAERTVVLNSFSKTFAMTGWRVGYALGPSWIMKEMVKVLSYSVASTGTPNQRAALAALTGPQEEFLAFREAYARRTALAARRLNAMPGVRCLEPAGTFYLFPHIDAAENDSLAFAVDLLDKAQVIVVPGFPFGPEETVKGCIRIACTVDEEKLTEAMDRIEAYLKARA; this is translated from the coding sequence ATGAACACCACCTTGAGTTCCCACGTCACGCCGCTGCGCTTCAGCGTCATCCGCAGCATGGTGGAAAGGGCCGCAGCATATAAGAACGTCATTTCCCTCAGCATCGGCGAGCCCGATTTCGACACCCCCGCCTTCGTGTGCGAAGCCGCCATGAAGGACGCTTCCAGAGGCTTCACCCATTACGCGCCCTCGCGGGGCGACGCGGAGCTGCGCGCCGCCATTCTTGCCGCGGAACGCGCCAAGCACGGCCTGCCCTGGGAAGAGGAAAACCTGCTCATCACCTCCGGCGCCATGCACGGCCTGCTTGCCGTGATGCGCACGCTTCTGGACGAAGGGGACGAAGTCGTCGCTCCCGCGCCCTGCTTTTCCGACTATCAGGGCCACTGCGCCCTTGCCGGGGGACGCCTCGTGCAGGTGCCCACGCGCTTTGAAGACGGCTTCATGCCCACGCTCGAAGCCATGGAAAAGGCCCTCACCCCGAAAACGCGCGCCCTGCTCGTCAACTCGCCCTGCAATCCCTCGGGCGTGGTGTTCGACGCCGCCACGCTGGACATGCTGGCCGATTTCGCCGTGCGCCACGACCTTGTGGTGATTTCCGACGAAGTGTACGACAGCATCGTGTTCCGCGGCCGGGCGGAAAGCATTGCCGCGCGGCCCGGCATGGCCGAACGCACGGTGGTGCTCAACTCCTTCTCCAAGACCTTTGCCATGACGGGCTGGCGCGTGGGTTACGCCCTCGGCCCCTCCTGGATCATGAAGGAAATGGTCAAGGTGCTGAGCTATTCCGTGGCCAGCACCGGCACGCCGAACCAGCGCGCCGCCCTTGCCGCGCTCACCGGGCCGCAGGAGGAGTTTCTCGCCTTCCGCGAAGCCTACGCGCGCCGCACCGCCCTTGCCGCCAGAAGGCTGAACGCCATGCCCGGCGTGCGCTGCCTCGAACCTGCGGGCACCTTCTACCTCTTCCCGCACATCGACGCGGCGGAAAACGATTCCCTCGCCTTTGCCGTCGACCTTCTGGACAAGGCGCAGGTCATCGTGGTTCCCGGCTTCCCCTTCGGGCCGGAAGAAACGGTGAAGGGCTGCATCCGCATCGCCTGCACCGTGGATGAGGAAAAGCTCACCGAGGCCATGGACCGCATCGAAGCCTACCTGAAGGCGCGCGCCTAG
- a CDS encoding (Fe-S)-binding protein — MKGPTCEYCGRCLSVCPSYKHHLVETFGPRARIDLARAVAAGDLKPGERYHDSIKSCLQCLACTEICGKGVDGAQIILDARLAEGDGKLTLSRRLEKLVTCTLLPRRELMRNMIRIASFFQHVFPRDTRGSIRHLPDALCGAAGKRSLPDLAKKSLFDILPERVMPPDNVTQVGEVALFTGCFGGLVNVNAALALVNALSLRGYTVFIPRAQSCCGAPAQLSGFGEAFEKAQQHNAEAFAACPDMPVLTLCATCHRTLSREYGAAGRELSGRITDAAVFLQKHDERSGFTAPMPEHLPAAALLRLRERPVSAADPLIVAVHDPCHFRLDPHVGRAVRRQLAAKPWIKLMELQDPGACCGGGGVSSLKNPDIADELGEARARTVIQSGADIVTAQCPGCVLQLNNHLKRLKADARACHTLELLGK; from the coding sequence ATGAAAGGCCCCACCTGCGAATACTGCGGCCGCTGCCTCAGCGTGTGCCCCAGCTATAAACATCATCTGGTGGAAACCTTCGGCCCGCGCGCCCGCATCGACCTTGCGCGCGCCGTGGCCGCGGGCGATCTGAAGCCCGGGGAACGCTATCACGATTCCATCAAAAGCTGCCTTCAGTGTCTGGCCTGCACGGAAATCTGCGGCAAGGGCGTGGACGGCGCGCAGATCATTCTCGACGCGCGCCTTGCCGAAGGCGACGGAAAGCTTACGCTCTCGCGCAGGCTGGAAAAACTCGTCACCTGCACCCTTCTGCCCCGGCGCGAGCTCATGCGCAACATGATCCGCATCGCTTCCTTCTTCCAGCATGTTTTTCCGCGGGATACGCGCGGAAGCATACGGCACCTGCCGGACGCCCTGTGCGGCGCGGCGGGCAAGAGAAGCCTGCCGGACCTTGCGAAGAAATCCCTGTTCGACATTCTGCCCGAGCGCGTCATGCCGCCGGACAACGTGACGCAGGTGGGGGAAGTGGCGCTTTTTACGGGCTGCTTCGGCGGGCTGGTGAACGTGAACGCCGCGCTTGCCCTGGTGAACGCCCTTTCCCTGCGCGGCTACACGGTGTTCATTCCCCGCGCGCAGTCCTGCTGCGGCGCTCCCGCGCAGCTCAGCGGCTTCGGGGAGGCCTTTGAAAAGGCCCAGCAGCACAATGCGGAAGCCTTTGCCGCCTGTCCCGACATGCCGGTGCTCACCCTGTGCGCAACCTGCCACCGCACCCTTTCGCGCGAATACGGAGCCGCGGGCAGGGAACTTTCGGGCCGCATCACCGATGCCGCGGTCTTTCTGCAAAAGCACGATGAACGCAGCGGCTTTACCGCCCCCATGCCGGAACACCTGCCTGCCGCCGCGCTTCTGCGCCTGCGCGAACGTCCCGTGAGCGCGGCCGACCCGCTCATCGTCGCCGTGCACGATCCGTGTCACTTCCGGCTCGACCCCCATGTGGGCCGCGCCGTACGCAGGCAGCTTGCCGCAAAGCCGTGGATAAAGCTTATGGAACTTCAGGACCCCGGCGCCTGCTGCGGCGGGGGCGGCGTTTCCAGCCTGAAAAACCCGGATATTGCCGACGAACTCGGCGAGGCGCGGGCCAGAACCGTCATCCAGAGCGGGGCCGACATCGTCACCGCCCAGTGCCCCGGCTGCGTGCTCCAGCTCAACAACCATCTGAAGCGCCTGAAGGCCGACGCCAGAGCCTGCCATACCCTCGAACTTCTCGGAAAATAG
- a CDS encoding helix-turn-helix domain-containing protein, with the protein MIITTERLQYLWAVAETGSFTAAGRRLGVSAAAVQQGIVHMEEELGAGLFLRSPGRRPELTELGRQFYFHALDIIPRLEGLEHMAAARGRGREAHLRLERGGRRLSLIRS; encoded by the coding sequence ATGATCATTACGACGGAACGACTCCAATATCTCTGGGCCGTGGCCGAAACAGGCTCCTTCACCGCGGCGGGCCGCCGCCTCGGCGTAAGCGCGGCTGCCGTGCAGCAGGGCATCGTGCACATGGAAGAGGAGCTGGGGGCCGGGCTTTTTCTCCGCAGTCCGGGCAGACGGCCGGAACTGACCGAGCTGGGGCGGCAGTTCTACTTTCATGCGCTGGACATCATTCCCCGGCTGGAAGGGCTGGAACACATGGCCGCAGCGCGCGGCCGCGGGCGGGAGGCGCATCTGCGGCTTGAGCGGGGGGGGCGGAGGCTGTCTCTTATACGCAGCTAG
- a CDS encoding substrate-binding domain-containing protein, with the protein MGLHGFVTTPAVLEALAGLQRAFPSLELSVYDGEDAVLHCDKLRLLDSSARHGVDMLLAPARLRYDHGGQSVVVGRIVWRVVAASDHPLSRIRGELSLDDLLRHPQLLPMPGVISSDAFYDSFRLSSRLVHYSEFHQLREMLLAGMGFAVFPLQLALPLVREGRLKVLELDFDDGASSTPVELAWVNSLGEAGTWLVERLRAQEWE; encoded by the coding sequence GTGGGCCTGCACGGCTTCGTCACCACGCCCGCCGTGCTGGAGGCCCTGGCCGGGCTGCAGCGCGCCTTCCCCTCGCTGGAACTTTCCGTGTACGACGGCGAGGATGCCGTGCTGCACTGCGACAAGCTGCGCCTTCTGGACAGCAGCGCCCGTCACGGCGTGGACATGCTGCTTGCCCCGGCGCGCCTGCGCTACGATCACGGCGGTCAGTCCGTGGTGGTGGGGCGCATCGTGTGGCGCGTGGTGGCGGCTTCGGATCATCCGCTCAGCCGCATCCGCGGGGAACTTTCTCTGGATGATCTGCTGCGTCATCCCCAGCTTCTGCCCATGCCCGGCGTCATCAGTTCCGATGCCTTTTACGACAGCTTCCGCCTGAGCAGCCGCCTTGTGCATTACAGCGAGTTCCACCAGCTTCGGGAAATGCTCCTTGCCGGCATGGGCTTTGCCGTGTTTCCCCTGCAGCTTGCCCTGCCGCTGGTGCGCGAGGGCAGGCTCAAGGTGCTGGAACTGGACTTTGACGACGGGGCAAGCTCCACCCCTGTGGAACTGGCCTGGGTGAACTCCCTGGGCGAGGCCGGAACATGGCTGGTGGAGCGTTTGCGCGCGCAGGAATGGGAGTAG
- a CDS encoding ATP-binding protein has translation MLRRIIHIDEEACTGCGLCAAACHEGAIAMQDGKARLVRDDYCDGLGDCLPACPAGAISFDFREADAYDEEAVKAHLHSQGRTLPAEPAGDMRSELRVWPVQIKLAPVNAPYFQDADLLIAADCTAYAYADFHRRFMRGRAVLIGCPKLDGVDYAEKLGAILRGNSVRSVTVVRMDVPCCGGMENAVRRAVAECGHDVPCEVVTIGRNGDILPQAPLLRTL, from the coding sequence ATGCTCAGAAGAATCATTCATATCGACGAAGAAGCGTGCACCGGCTGCGGCCTGTGCGCCGCGGCCTGTCACGAAGGGGCCATTGCCATGCAGGACGGCAAGGCCCGCCTTGTGCGCGACGATTACTGCGACGGCCTGGGCGACTGCCTGCCCGCCTGCCCGGCCGGAGCCATTTCCTTTGATTTCCGCGAGGCCGACGCCTACGACGAGGAGGCGGTGAAGGCGCATCTGCACAGTCAGGGCCGCACGCTGCCCGCCGAGCCCGCCGGAGACATGCGGAGCGAACTTCGCGTATGGCCGGTGCAGATCAAGCTTGCGCCGGTGAACGCTCCGTATTTTCAGGATGCCGATCTGCTCATCGCGGCGGACTGCACGGCCTATGCCTATGCCGATTTCCACCGCCGCTTCATGCGCGGCCGGGCGGTGCTCATAGGCTGCCCCAAGCTCGACGGTGTGGACTATGCGGAAAAGCTGGGCGCCATTCTGCGCGGCAACTCCGTGCGGAGCGTCACCGTCGTGCGTATGGACGTGCCCTGCTGCGGCGGCATGGAAAACGCCGTGCGCCGTGCCGTGGCCGAATGCGGGCACGACGTTCCCTGCGAAGTGGTGACCATAGGCAGAAACGGCGATATCCTTCCTCAGGCTCCGCTTTTGCGTACCCTGTAG
- a CDS encoding TRAP transporter large permease, translated as MLMLIFLVFLVSLFLGVPVALCLAFTTVAGLLMHDTSLLVVVQRMFQGFNSFSLLAVPFFVLAGDLMNKCGITQRLIDFSYMLVGRIPGGLAHSNIAASMFLGGISGSAVADAAAIGSIMVPGMIRNGYTPGFSAAVTAAASTMGPIIPPSILMVIMGVTTGMSIGGLFMAGIVPGLLLGLAMMAYSYFVAIRENYPRDPNPFTARRFFRELWKALPALMAPTIIMGGIMFGVFTSTEAAAVAVLYALLLGVCQRTLHLRDLLEVLGSSVLTTAVLLLIIGTANAFAWLLAAEQIPNQLAELIQSVTSNKLIILLLLNILLLFVGMFMEGGAAIIILAPTLLNVATQVGIEPLHFGMIMVLNMAVGLLTPPLGVCLFVICGVTKLDLAYVIRAVLPFIAVEIGVLLLVTYVPAVCLAIPRMLGYL; from the coding sequence ATGCTCATGCTCATCTTTCTCGTCTTCCTTGTTTCGCTGTTCCTCGGCGTGCCCGTGGCCCTGTGCCTCGCCTTCACCACGGTGGCGGGGCTTCTGATGCACGACACCTCCCTGCTCGTGGTGGTGCAGCGCATGTTCCAGGGCTTCAACTCCTTCTCCCTGCTCGCGGTGCCCTTCTTCGTGCTTGCGGGCGACCTCATGAACAAGTGCGGCATCACCCAGCGCCTCATCGACTTTTCCTACATGCTGGTGGGCCGCATTCCCGGGGGCCTTGCCCATTCCAACATTGCGGCGTCCATGTTCCTCGGCGGCATCAGCGGTTCCGCCGTGGCCGACGCGGCGGCCATCGGCTCCATCATGGTGCCCGGCATGATCCGCAACGGCTACACCCCCGGCTTCAGCGCGGCCGTCACAGCCGCGGCCTCCACCATGGGTCCCATCATTCCGCCTTCCATCCTCATGGTCATCATGGGCGTGACCACGGGCATGAGCATCGGCGGCCTGTTCATGGCGGGCATCGTGCCCGGCCTTCTGCTCGGCCTCGCCATGATGGCCTACAGCTACTTCGTGGCCATACGCGAAAACTACCCCCGCGACCCGAATCCCTTCACCGCCCGCCGCTTCTTCCGCGAACTGTGGAAGGCGCTGCCCGCGCTCATGGCGCCCACCATCATCATGGGCGGCATCATGTTCGGCGTGTTCACCTCCACCGAAGCCGCGGCCGTGGCCGTGCTCTACGCGCTGCTTCTCGGCGTGTGCCAGCGCACCCTGCATCTCAGGGATCTTCTGGAAGTGCTCGGTTCCAGCGTGCTCACCACGGCGGTGCTGCTGCTCATCATCGGCACGGCCAACGCCTTCGCCTGGCTGCTCGCCGCGGAGCAGATTCCCAACCAGCTTGCCGAACTCATCCAGTCCGTCACCAGCAACAAGCTCATCATCCTGCTGCTTCTGAACATTCTGCTGCTTTTCGTGGGCATGTTCATGGAAGGCGGCGCGGCCATCATCATCCTTGCGCCCACGCTGCTCAACGTGGCCACGCAGGTGGGCATCGAGCCTCTGCACTTCGGCATGATCATGGTGCTGAACATGGCCGTGGGCCTGCTCACGCCTCCGCTCGGCGTGTGCCTGTTCGTCATCTGCGGGGTGACCAAGCTCGACCTTGCCTACGTCATCCGCGCCGTGCTGCCCTTCATCGCGGTGGAAATAGGCGTGCTGCTGCTCGTCACCTATGTGCCTGCGGTGTGCCTTGCCATACCGCGAATGCTGGGCTATCTCTGA
- a CDS encoding FAD-binding oxidoreductase, giving the protein MSLPSDIAAELKKILGPEGFLDSEEDLRSFAYDLFATHRPDAVALPATVEEASAVMRLCNQRHIPVYPRGSGTSLAGSPVPVLGGLVLCSARMNKVLEVSVTDRLARVQAGCVTGNLQKAAAEKGLMYPPNPTSCLYSTIGGNVATNAGGASGAKYGVTRDYLLGLTAVLPGGEIVHMGNRCQKDVTGFDLPRLLCGSEGLLAFIAEVTVKLVPLPESIRTALAYFSDVTEAGSVVADIVGHRILPCTLELMDRVFLNTVAEVYGVPCPEGAGAALLIEVDGPDMVLEGQMKTIEGICEKHKATGMEFAAGEEEREILWKARRGGTAALVRKADRLVTLDYAVPISLLPRALKLMEKLAEEHRCNVVTIAHAADGNLHPMVLYSPGKPEEDAAYEAFCDASTRAILELGGTISGEHGIGLEKKAYMPMQLGDEQMRIMRGICRLFDPYGIMNPGKLER; this is encoded by the coding sequence ATGAGCCTGCCTTCCGACATCGCCGCGGAACTCAAGAAGATTCTCGGCCCCGAAGGCTTCCTTGATTCCGAGGAAGACCTGCGTTCCTTCGCCTACGACCTTTTCGCCACCCACCGGCCCGACGCCGTGGCCCTGCCCGCCACGGTGGAGGAAGCCTCCGCCGTCATGCGCCTGTGCAATCAGCGCCACATTCCCGTGTATCCGCGCGGTTCCGGCACCAGCCTTGCCGGTTCTCCCGTGCCGGTGCTGGGGGGGCTTGTGCTGTGCAGCGCGCGCATGAACAAGGTGCTTGAGGTTTCCGTGACCGACCGGCTGGCCCGCGTGCAGGCCGGATGCGTGACGGGGAACCTGCAGAAGGCGGCGGCGGAAAAGGGGCTCATGTACCCGCCGAACCCCACCTCCTGCCTCTATTCCACCATCGGCGGCAACGTGGCCACCAACGCGGGCGGCGCAAGCGGCGCGAAGTACGGCGTCACGCGCGACTATCTGCTCGGGCTCACCGCGGTTCTGCCCGGCGGGGAAATCGTGCACATGGGCAACCGCTGCCAGAAGGACGTGACCGGCTTCGACCTGCCGCGCCTTCTCTGCGGTTCGGAAGGGCTGCTCGCCTTCATTGCGGAAGTGACGGTGAAGCTCGTTCCCCTGCCGGAGAGCATCCGCACGGCGCTCGCCTATTTTTCCGACGTGACGGAAGCCGGTTCCGTGGTGGCGGACATCGTGGGGCACCGCATTCTGCCCTGCACGCTGGAACTCATGGACCGCGTGTTCCTGAACACCGTGGCGGAAGTGTACGGCGTGCCCTGCCCCGAAGGCGCGGGCGCGGCCCTGCTCATTGAGGTGGACGGGCCGGACATGGTGCTGGAAGGCCAGATGAAGACCATTGAAGGCATCTGCGAAAAACACAAGGCCACAGGCATGGAATTTGCCGCAGGCGAAGAGGAGCGCGAGATTCTCTGGAAGGCCCGTCGCGGCGGCACGGCCGCCCTGGTGCGCAAGGCCGACAGGCTGGTCACGCTGGACTACGCGGTTCCCATCTCTCTTCTGCCCCGCGCGCTCAAGCTCATGGAAAAGCTGGCCGAGGAGCATAGGTGCAACGTGGTCACCATCGCCCACGCGGCGGACGGCAACCTGCACCCCATGGTGCTCTACAGTCCGGGCAAGCCTGAGGAGGACGCCGCCTACGAAGCCTTCTGCGACGCCTCCACCCGCGCCATTCTGGAACTCGGCGGCACCATCAGCGGCGAGCACGGCATAGGTCTGGAAAAGAAGGCCTACATGCCCATGCAGCTCGGCGACGAGCAGATGCGCATCATGCGCGGCATCTGCCGCCTGTTCGACCCCTACGGCATCATGAACCCCGGCAAGCTGGAGAGATAG
- a CDS encoding HD domain-containing protein translates to MDDIDRIFLAMTEYFSGDARRIQHFTKVHAFARLLGREEGLDDETQFILEAAALVHDIGIKKAEALYGSCSGALQEKEGPAEAEALLNALSLPPHAVERVCYLVGHHHTYTNMDGADYRILVEADFLVNLHEDGAGRNAVRSALERIFRTRSGTALCRTMFGMKTED, encoded by the coding sequence ATGGACGATATCGACCGCATTTTTCTTGCCATGACGGAGTATTTTTCCGGCGACGCCCGGCGCATCCAGCACTTTACCAAGGTACACGCCTTCGCCCGCCTGCTGGGCCGCGAAGAAGGGCTGGATGACGAAACGCAGTTCATCCTTGAGGCGGCGGCTCTGGTGCATGATATCGGCATAAAAAAGGCGGAAGCGCTCTACGGTTCCTGTTCCGGCGCGCTTCAGGAAAAGGAAGGCCCGGCGGAAGCAGAAGCGCTGCTGAACGCCCTTTCCCTGCCGCCGCACGCGGTGGAGCGCGTCTGCTACCTGGTGGGGCATCACCACACCTACACGAATATGGACGGCGCGGACTACCGCATTCTTGTGGAGGCGGACTTTCTGGTCAATCTGCATGAAGACGGCGCGGGCAGAAACGCCGTTCGTTCGGCGCTGGAGCGCATTTTCCGCACCAGAAGCGGCACGGCCCTGTGCCGGACCATGTTCGGCATGAAGACTGAGGACTGA
- a CDS encoding TRAP transporter small permease produces the protein MTLISFQINRLTDVLMKISLWLGIALCIIMVAATLGQVFCRFTHLFTFETSEEIARFSMCWLAMLGSAVALRQGRHLGVRILVEHLPAGVYDKYLAPVIQLVMLAFFLLVVVKGWAFAMRGAMQVSPALQLPMIYPYLCLPVGGALMALSMVADMLQDRFPTSAGSNASIASSVMEDMAEVAATCENAHDVPVFDPLKNNDETK, from the coding sequence ATGACGTTGATATCCTTCCAGATCAACAGGCTGACGGATGTTCTCATGAAGATCAGCCTGTGGCTGGGGATCGCCCTCTGCATTATCATGGTCGCGGCCACGCTGGGGCAGGTATTCTGCCGCTTCACCCATCTTTTCACCTTTGAGACCAGCGAAGAAATCGCCCGCTTCAGCATGTGCTGGCTGGCCATGCTGGGCAGTGCCGTGGCGCTCCGCCAGGGCAGGCATCTGGGCGTGCGCATTCTTGTGGAGCATCTGCCCGCAGGCGTGTACGACAAATATCTTGCGCCCGTCATCCAGCTTGTGATGCTGGCCTTTTTCCTTCTTGTGGTGGTGAAGGGCTGGGCCTTTGCCATGCGCGGGGCCATGCAGGTTTCGCCTGCGCTCCAGCTTCCCATGATCTATCCCTATCTGTGCCTGCCCGTGGGCGGCGCGCTCATGGCGCTCAGCATGGTGGCCGACATGCTCCAGGACAGATTCCCCACCAGCGCCGGTTCCAACGCGAGCATTGCAAGCTCGGTGATGGAAGACATGGCGGAAGTGGCCGCCACCTGCGAAAACGCGCACGACGTCCCCGTTTTCGATCCCCTGAAGAACAACGACGAAACAAAGTAG
- a CDS encoding DUF4268 domain-containing protein, translated as MSAEESPFLHAAASRRNYPGCDAGVPIFCVANQNETRIALYLGAEKDRNKAVFDLLYPHGADIKKSIGHALQWKRNSDLMHSNVMYALEEAASTMKSTGSVWRNFMLRRAAASTMRSCPSLQEVAG; from the coding sequence ATCTCAGCCGAAGAAAGCCCATTTCTTCATGCCGCAGCCTCCAGACGAAACTATCCGGGATGCGATGCCGGAGTCCCAATTTTCTGCGTAGCCAATCAGAATGAAACACGAATAGCACTCTATCTCGGCGCAGAGAAGGATCGCAATAAAGCGGTATTCGACCTTCTGTACCCCCATGGTGCGGATATAAAAAAGAGTATCGGACATGCCCTGCAATGGAAGCGAAACAGCGACCTTATGCACTCAAACGTCATGTACGCCCTTGAAGAGGCAGCATCTACGATGAAGTCGACTGGCTCCGTATGGCGCAATTTCATGCTCAGGAGAGCCGCCGCTTCTACGATGCGTTCATGCCCTTCCTTGCAGGAAGTCGCAGGCTGA
- a CDS encoding RelA/SpoT domain-containing protein: protein MNDIAHIEVPSKSSVHKAGSILRKVDASSEELEQALVTLSRWRALHSYPINTFQAYLRLKVKKSDYDDPIIAQRLKRLPSIIQKLKRYPRMGLETMQDIGGLRVILKDVSAVYNLYSSLSKSRFKHIPLLPPNDYIKKPKPDGYRSLHQVYKYINNNHPELNILHIEIQIRTRLQHAWATAVETLGIVEKSSFKTGEGDEKFKTFFKLSSALFSMDEKQPVLEEYRDHTHEEIVRELKELENDLQITSKLQGLALTAKQIESNSTNYSGYHLMHLDTRKNKISILNFSRQQLEFAENVYASQEQANKNNPDVSIVLIAANSIREIKKAYPNYFLDTNDFVKHLMRMMNE from the coding sequence ATGAACGACATTGCCCACATAGAAGTCCCCAGCAAAAGTTCCGTTCACAAGGCAGGGAGTATTCTCAGAAAAGTAGATGCTTCCTCTGAAGAACTGGAACAGGCTCTTGTCACACTCTCCAGATGGAGGGCGCTGCACTCGTATCCCATCAATACGTTTCAGGCCTATCTGCGCCTCAAGGTAAAAAAGTCTGATTACGACGACCCCATCATTGCACAACGTCTGAAAAGACTGCCCTCCATCATTCAGAAGCTGAAACGTTATCCGCGCATGGGACTGGAGACCATGCAGGACATAGGCGGCCTTCGCGTCATTTTAAAAGATGTAAGCGCTGTTTATAACCTTTATTCATCGCTGAGTAAATCAAGATTTAAACATATTCCACTTCTTCCTCCTAATGATTACATAAAAAAACCCAAGCCGGACGGATATAGAAGCCTGCATCAGGTATATAAATACATTAATAACAACCATCCTGAATTAAATATCCTGCATATTGAAATACAAATCAGAACAAGATTGCAACATGCATGGGCTACGGCCGTTGAAACCCTTGGCATCGTAGAAAAATCATCCTTCAAGACTGGTGAGGGTGACGAAAAGTTCAAGACTTTCTTCAAGTTGTCAAGCGCCCTGTTTTCCATGGATGAAAAGCAGCCCGTTCTTGAAGAATATCGTGACCATACCCATGAAGAAATAGTTCGCGAGCTGAAAGAGCTTGAAAACGATCTTCAAATAACATCAAAACTTCAAGGGCTTGCATTAACTGCGAAACAGATAGAATCAAACAGTACAAACTATTCCGGTTACCATCTCATGCACCTTGATACCAGGAAAAATAAAATATCCATCCTCAACTTTTCACGTCAGCAGCTTGAATTTGCAGAAAATGTCTATGCTTCCCAGGAACAGGCGAATAAGAATAATCCTGATGTTTCCATCGTCCTAATTGCGGCGAACAGTATTCGGGAGATAAAAAAGGCATACCCGAACTACTTTTTGGATACCAATGATTTTGTCAAACACCTCATGCGGATGATGAATGAATGA